A stretch of DNA from Methanoculleus sp. SDB:
CTCTGCCCCTTCTGCCCGGCCCTCCAGACCCCGGAGACGGGGTATTTGAAACCGCCGGTGAAGGGGAGCCAACATCGTAAGCAGGAATTCCTCCGCCAGACCTTTGACAGGCATCATTATAACGGGTGAAGGGTGGGACTCGGAATGTGGGGTCAGGTTCGACAAGACAATGGGACAAAGACGGTAATGAACCAGGTATGATATTATTGTTTGCGCAGGAAGTCACAGATCTTCTGGACTCCGGTAAGCGCTGGTCGTGGATGTGTACAGGACTGTTGAAACAGAGCTGAATATTTTTCGAGATCAGATGACATAAAACTCATCACTCAAATCAAAAAATTGAGATAATAATATGGATGCTGTATGATTGCATCAGACAATATTTGACAAGATCATACCACAGAGGTGGTGCTGTTGGGTGCGGATTCATCAATGAAGTCTTTCACGAGCACTCGTGCATCGTCAAGTTGGGACAACATTCCATGACCCCCGGAATCATATAATACCAACCGGGATTGGGGTATTTTATCGTGGGCACTTTCTGCATGTTCGAAACTTACCAGCACATCATCCTTTGCGTGGATAATTAACGTTGGTGCACGAAGATTCGTTGTCGGCACGGTATACGATTTGATCATCTTTTCATCGTTTATCGTGCCGTCATACCGTTGAGACATCGGATGCATTACATCAAGCATTTCCTGTGCCAGTTCCTTCTGCTCCGGATTGAATGTTTCGTATACGTATGTGGGAATTCCCATTAGTTCAAGAATCGTCGGCTGAAGGAATTTTGTAACAAGCCAATATGCATAATCAGACTGCTGGATGGTGTGAATAATATTCACGTAAAACGGCGCCTTGTCCCCCGGTGCCGGACCCCTGCTCACCGCGGAGATCAATATTAAAGCCGAGGATCTCTCGGGATAGTCA
This window harbors:
- a CDS encoding hydrolase, with translation MNTDSTILKTEYGDIEYAIQGEGIPVLMIHGAGGGYDQGLWLGKVFFGNEYQFISVSRYGYLRSNIPENASVQMQSDAYRHLLNNLGVDKAIVVGVSAGGPSATQFANDYPERSSALILISAVSRGPAPGDKAPFYVNIIHTIQQSDYAYWLVTKFLQPTILELMGIPTYVYETFNPEQKELAQEMLDVMHPMSQRYDGTINDEKMIKSYTVPTTNLRAPTLIIHAKDDVLVSFEHAESAHDKIPQSRLVLYDSGGHGMLSQLDDARVLVKDFIDESAPNSTTSVV